CATATAATCTTGTCTTTTCAATAGGAGTTCCTGCTGGCGATTCTAACATTACATTAATAAAACCTTCATCTGTTCTTGGAAGAAATTCACCACCTAAAAAAGCTGCAAGTCCAAGAGATAAAATAAAAAGTACTGTTACAGAAATTAATATTATTTTTTTATGATAAAGTGACCAGTGTAAAATTTTACTGTATCTATCAGTAAGTTTTATTAACCATTCACCTATTGCATCTTTAATTCTGGTAAAACGAGTATTTTTCTTTACATAATCGAACTTTAAGATATTTGCAGACATCATTGGTACAAGAGTTAATGCAACAAGAAGTGAAACAGCTAAACTGAAAGTTATTGTCAAAACCATATCTTTAAATAATTGACCTGTGATATTAGGAACAAACAAAACTGGTACAAATACAACTATTGTTGTAAACGTAGAAGCAGTTATAGCCATTCCAACTTCGGTAGCTCCAATATCGGCAGCATCAAATTTATTTTCGCCAAGTTCACGATGCCTGTAAATATTTTCCAGAACAACAATTGAATTATCCACAAGCATTCCTACTGCCAGTGCAAGTCCTGCCATTGAAATAATATTCAAAGTAACATTTGCTAAGAACATTACAGCAAATGTTGCAATGATTGATATGGGAATTGAAATTCCCATAATTATACTTCCACGTAAATTTCTTAAGAAGAAATAAATAACAAAAAATGAAAGAAAGAATGCGATAATTGCAGTATCTCTTAAGTTTGTAATTGATCTCATAATAAAATCTGCCTGATCCCAGAGAACACTCATTTTTGTTCCCTGCGGTAGTCTTGATATAATATCGGGAATTGCCTGATTAATTCTTCGACTTGTAAGAACTGTATTTGCATCTGATTGTTTGAAAATCATTATCATTACACCTTCGCCAAAGTCAGCTCGAACTTCGTTTGCATTTTCTTTGTATCCATCTTCAACTTCTGCAACATCTTTAACATAAACAGGCAAACCATTTTTATAAGTAATAATTGTATTTTTTATTTGGTCGAGAGATGTATATTCACTGAATACTCTTAGATTATAACTTTTATCTGTTGTCTCAATTGTACCTGATGGTAAAAGTCCACTTCCATATTGAATAGCTTGAGAAACATCATTAGGAGAAATATCATAAGAAGCCAATAAAATTGGATTGATGTTTACATTAATTTGTCTTTGTAATCCGCCCATAGTTTGAACAGAAGCAACACCTTCAACTCTTTCGAGTAGTGGTTCAATTTTTTCTTCGGATAATTTTCTTAATTCTGCAGGTCCCAGGTAAGGAGAACTAATGCTTATATAACTAATAGGCATCATTGATGGATCAAATACAAAAACCATTGGTTGAGATGCATCTTCTGGCAAATAATCTCGTATGTAATCCAGATTTTTTCGAATATCATTTTCTGCCACCTGCATATTCGTACCATATTTAAACTCAAGCGTAACAATTGAAGAGCCTTTAAAGGATTGTGAAGTAACTCTTTCAATGTTTTTTACTGAAGATACTGCTTCTTCAATAGGTCTGGTTATTAAATTTTCAATATCTTCCGGTCCAACTCCAGGATAATTAGTTATTACACCTGCAATTGGAAAAGTAATATCCGGGAAAAAATCTATTTTCAGTTGTGAAAAAGAGAACAAGCTGAATAAGATTATTACACCATAAATCATTAAAAGAGTTATCTGACGTTTAAGAGAAAATTTTGTAAGTATCATAGTCAATCCTTATTCAATTACTTTAACTTTTTGATCTTCTTTAACGATGTTTTGACCAACTACAATTATTGTATCACCAAAATTTAATCCATCTGTTATTTCAATTTTACCATCACTGAAAATTCCTGTTTTAACTTCTTTTAATTTTGCTTTTCCGTTCTGAACAGTAAAGATAAAATATTTTTTTACCGGGCTTTGCATTCCTGTCTCTTTATCAATTTTTACTTCTGTTTGAGTGAGTAAAGCAATTTCAGGAACAACAACACTATTAGGATGATTTTCAATTTCGATGAGAAATTCTCCAAACATTCCGGATCTCAATCTTGAATCGTTTGTAGGAATAGAAATTTCTACTTCTAAAGATTTTGATAATCGATCAAGTGCGGTATTCATTTTTTCTACTCTACCATAAAATTCTTCTCCGGGAATAGTCGGGAATTTAATAACAACCTTTTGACCAATCTTTACATATTGAATATCTTTGCCAGTTATATAAGCCTTTGCTTTCATCTTTGAAGGTGAAACCACCTGAGCCGCAGGTTGACCAATATTTATCATCTGATTTTCTTCTACAAAAATTGCAGCTACAGTTCCATCAAAAGGAGCTTTAATAAAACAATTTTCATATTGCTCTTTCGCCTGTTCATAAGATGCTTTTGCCTGATTGAGTGCTTGCTCGGCAGTTTCTTTTGTTGTTTTGACCTGATCAAATTGTTGTTGACTTATCGCCTTTTGTTCATAAAGTTTAAGCATCCTCTCATATTCTTGAATAGCCAATTTTGCTTGAAGTTCTGCTGTCTTTAATGCAGAATTTGCGATTTCAAGTCCCTGTCTTTGCAAATCATTTTTTTGTTGAATTATAATCTGATTTTTATTTACTCTTTGACCTGGTCTAATGAAAATTTTTTCTACTCGTTCTGCAGTCTTACTATAAACAATCACATCTTCTTCTGCAGTAATTGTTCCTGTTACTTTTACATATCTCGAAATTGACTCACTTCTTACTTTATAGATTTTTACAGGAACTATTTTTTCTACATTTTCATTTGATTGCTTTGAACAACCAATCATCAAAGCTATAATCAAAAAAAGAATTATTTTCCTTTGCATTTTTTCCTCTTAATTATTTCCAGATTTTATCTAAAAGACCAATTGATTTTAGTAATGCCAGTTGACTTACATTATAATTATAAATTCCCTGCAAGTAGTCACTTTTACTTTTGGTATAAAGTAATTGTGCATTTAAAACATCAAGCTGACTGCTCATTCCCTGTGAATAAAGCAGATTAGAGATACGAAGACTTTCTTTATATTGCTCAAGTGCATCTTTCAAACTCTGTAAATTTTTAGATGCTTCATTAAAGCTATAATAACTCTGTTCAATTTCTAAATCAGCAGCATATTGAGCTTGATTTAAGTACAAATTCATTTGATCAGATTTAATCTTAGCAATTTGATAATCAATGATTCTTTTACCTCCATCAAACAATTGCCAGGATAAAGATAAAGTCAATGATTTTGAACGGATATAATCGTTCCAGGTAACTTTTGTATTTTCCATTGGAGCTGCATAATCCAGACTTGCCATAATAGCTACTGTTGGTGCAAAACTACTGAGTGCAATTTTCTCACCTGCTTTAGTTGTTTCTTGCTGATATTTCAATGCTTTTAAGTCATTTCTTTTTTCTTTTGAAATTGCTTTTAATTCATCCAGAGAGATATTTTCATATTCATTTAGAAAATCTTGTTTATCGAGACTATCTATAACAACAAGAGAATCTTCGAGTGGAATATTAAGTAGCATCTTCAATCTCTGCATCGATAATTTTTTATTCGATAAAGCAGATTCATAAACAGGCAAGGTTGATGAATATTGAGCTTTGGCACGTTGCAAATCAAGTTCGGTTGCTGTGCCTGCATTATAAAATTTTTTTACCTGTTCTAAATTTTGTTTTGCAACTTTAATTGCTTCTTCTGCTGTTTTACACATTTCATTTGCAAGTATAATTGCATAATAAGCCTGCATTGCATTAAGCACAGTCTCTTCTTCTTTTCCTTCTAATTCCTCTTTCAAAGATTTTCTAATATTATTTTGAATATTATAATTAAACCATCTTGCACCACCTGTAAACAATGGGAGCGATAAATTAAATGAGTGTTGAAAATTATATGGTGTTCCAACAACAAATCTCTGTCCCATAAAAACAAATACAGGAAGTTCTATGTTTTTCTGAGCAATGCCCTGATATGACAGAGAAGGAAGAAAATTCGATAGAGATTTCCAGGTTTCAAAATTTTGAATTTCATAATCGAGCGACTTTGATTTAAGCGAGAGATTTTCTTTTAATGAAATATCAATAACATTTTTCCAGGATAAATAAATTATACGTTTTTCTTTCTGTGCATAAATTATCGAAGTAAAAATAAAAACAAACAATAAGAGCTTTTTACTGTAATTCATATTTATTCCTCTCTAATTCAATAAAAAATTTCAATTGCTGATACAATAGACGTTTAATTGCATACAAGAGTTTGTTATAATTTTTATGTACCAATAATCTCTGACCTTTCTCTGCGTTCTTGGCGATTAAATTGTTGAAATCACAACGAACGTCAAGAATTCTTTGATTATGTACTAATCTTTAATTTCTTTATAAAAATTATTCCAGAGTTTCAGCATTTCCTTATCAAGATTTTGTAAGTTACCTTCAAGTAAAAGTCTCAAAGCAATTCCATCATTAGAATAAATAAACATTCGTGCAATTTGTTCATCTGACATTGGAGATGAAAATTCTTTTTTTCTTCTCGCTATTTTCACAATTTTAATCCATTCATTAAGTTCATATTGTTGCACCTGTTTAACTTTTTGCTGAAAGCGGGGGAATAATTTCATTGCATCAAAAACTATGGTAATAAAATTTATATTAACCAAAGTACTTGAATCAAAAATTTCGTTTTTAATAGAAGTCAAAGTATTTTTAATATGCTTAACATAATCCTGATAGAATTCTTTAAGTGAATTATGAGATAATTTTTCGTAATCAATCATCATTTTATCAAAGTAATAGGTATTTATAATTTCCTTAAAAACCTGTTCTTTGCTTTTAAAGTAATGATAAAAAGCTCCTTTTGATAAGCCTGTTTCTCTAACAATATCCTGCATTGTTACTTCTTTATAACTTTTCTGAAGAAAAAGTTTAAAAGCTGTTTTAAGTATATGTTCTTTAGTATTTTGCATAAACCGACCGTTTGGTATGTTCTAAAATATTATAATAAATACACATATCAAAACAAATAATTTCCCAAAATTATATTTGATAAACTAAAGTATGCTGGAAATAATTAAATAATTTAATGACTTAAACGAAATGGAATTAAGAATTTCTGAATTTAAGAAGGTAAAAAATCAATCGTCATCATAATTACGAAAAGGATCTGGTTTGCCTGGTTTGAATAATTTAAAGGCAATCAGATAAGAAATTATAAATGCTAATATGATTAATAAAATTTCCATAATTCCTTTTTAGTAT
This region of Rosettibacter firmus genomic DNA includes:
- a CDS encoding efflux RND transporter permease subunit, whose protein sequence is MILTKFSLKRQITLLMIYGVIILFSLFSFSQLKIDFFPDITFPIAGVITNYPGVGPEDIENLITRPIEEAVSSVKNIERVTSQSFKGSSIVTLEFKYGTNMQVAENDIRKNLDYIRDYLPEDASQPMVFVFDPSMMPISYISISSPYLGPAELRKLSEEKIEPLLERVEGVASVQTMGGLQRQINVNINPILLASYDISPNDVSQAIQYGSGLLPSGTIETTDKSYNLRVFSEYTSLDQIKNTIITYKNGLPVYVKDVAEVEDGYKENANEVRADFGEGVMIMIFKQSDANTVLTSRRINQAIPDIISRLPQGTKMSVLWDQADFIMRSITNLRDTAIIAFFLSFFVIYFFLRNLRGSIIMGISIPISIIATFAVMFLANVTLNIISMAGLALAVGMLVDNSIVVLENIYRHRELGENKFDAADIGATEVGMAITASTFTTIVVFVPVLFVPNITGQLFKDMVLTITFSLAVSLLVALTLVPMMSANILKFDYVKKNTRFTRIKDAIGEWLIKLTDRYSKILHWSLYHKKIILISVTVLFILSLGLAAFLGGEFLPRTDEGFINVMLESPAGTPIEKTRLYAYKIEDIIKEVIDKDILESVSIFYGTREGIGAYGTTSSTIELFVKLIPKEKRSVSQFEIQDRLRKKFDEIPGITYTFQEGGSFTTEKAIEVKVFGFDIDGAKAIANELKSKMENVNGLVDISLNTKETTPEIQVHLNKDLLNHYNLSTLQVAMNISTAVQGKVASQYREKGDEYDIYVQFAREYRKSKAALEELEIALPAGGRIKLKDIAEIREEQSSPTIFRENQSRFVSVGCNLSGIDLSKAVSEIKRIIAETPIPSEYQVIIGGTAEDQQEAFFYLGLAFIAAVILVYMIMASQFESLVDPLIIMFTVPLSIIGVFIFLAITGTTISVMALVGVVMLVGIAVNNGIVLVDYINQQRRKGMELYEAVEFGCRARIRPVLMTALTTILGMVPLAIGIGTGSETWSPLAKAVIGGLTTTTLLTLIVIPILYIVFEHAGEKVKSFLKKRNLKIE
- a CDS encoding efflux RND transporter periplasmic adaptor subunit; this translates as MQRKIILFLIIALMIGCSKQSNENVEKIVPVKIYKVRSESISRYVKVTGTITAEEDVIVYSKTAERVEKIFIRPGQRVNKNQIIIQQKNDLQRQGLEIANSALKTAELQAKLAIQEYERMLKLYEQKAISQQQFDQVKTTKETAEQALNQAKASYEQAKEQYENCFIKAPFDGTVAAIFVEENQMINIGQPAAQVVSPSKMKAKAYITGKDIQYVKIGQKVVIKFPTIPGEEFYGRVEKMNTALDRLSKSLEVEISIPTNDSRLRSGMFGEFLIEIENHPNSVVVPEIALLTQTEVKIDKETGMQSPVKKYFIFTVQNGKAKLKEVKTGIFSDGKIEITDGLNFGDTIIVVGQNIVKEDQKVKVIE
- a CDS encoding TolC family protein; protein product: MNYSKKLLLFVFIFTSIIYAQKEKRIIYLSWKNVIDISLKENLSLKSKSLDYEIQNFETWKSLSNFLPSLSYQGIAQKNIELPVFVFMGQRFVVGTPYNFQHSFNLSLPLFTGGARWFNYNIQNNIRKSLKEELEGKEEETVLNAMQAYYAIILANEMCKTAEEAIKVAKQNLEQVKKFYNAGTATELDLQRAKAQYSSTLPVYESALSNKKLSMQRLKMLLNIPLEDSLVVIDSLDKQDFLNEYENISLDELKAISKEKRNDLKALKYQQETTKAGEKIALSSFAPTVAIMASLDYAAPMENTKVTWNDYIRSKSLTLSLSWQLFDGGKRIIDYQIAKIKSDQMNLYLNQAQYAADLEIEQSYYSFNEASKNLQSLKDALEQYKESLRISNLLYSQGMSSQLDVLNAQLLYTKSKSDYLQGIYNYNVSQLALLKSIGLLDKIWK
- a CDS encoding TetR/AcrR family transcriptional regulator, yielding MQNTKEHILKTAFKLFLQKSYKEVTMQDIVRETGLSKGAFYHYFKSKEQVFKEIINTYYFDKMMIDYEKLSHNSLKEFYQDYVKHIKNTLTSIKNEIFDSSTLVNINFITIVFDAMKLFPRFQQKVKQVQQYELNEWIKIVKIARRKKEFSSPMSDEQIARMFIYSNDGIALRLLLEGNLQNLDKEMLKLWNNFYKEIKD